One genomic segment of Acinetobacter oleivorans DR1 includes these proteins:
- the fabR gene encoding HTH-type transcriptional repressor FabR has product MTQSSLSQNLNDTPQQQDVIEIKTATRSVGRKATITKEELFQAALNLIGPQKSIASLSLREVAREAGIAPNSFYRHFKDIDELAISLIDRAGIVLRKIIRQARLRASLQESIIRSSVDIFLQQLDADEGNLSLLLREGFTGSTSYKAAVDRQLNFFQQELQEDLIRLEHLNNNHLYHPELVAKAITQLVFHMGAKVIDLPIHQRAEVAEQTMIMIRMILEGARHLDEAEIR; this is encoded by the coding sequence ATGACCCAATCTTCACTTTCTCAGAACCTGAATGACACACCTCAACAACAAGATGTCATTGAAATTAAAACAGCTACGCGTTCTGTGGGAAGAAAAGCGACAATTACTAAAGAAGAACTTTTTCAGGCTGCTCTAAATCTGATTGGCCCACAAAAGAGTATTGCTTCATTAAGTTTACGTGAAGTAGCACGAGAAGCTGGCATTGCGCCAAATAGTTTCTATCGACACTTTAAAGATATTGATGAATTAGCAATTTCTTTAATTGACCGTGCAGGTATCGTCTTACGTAAAATTATCCGACAGGCTCGCCTACGTGCTTCCTTGCAAGAAAGTATTATTCGCAGTTCTGTCGATATTTTTCTTCAACAGCTCGATGCCGATGAAGGTAATTTAAGCTTATTACTACGCGAAGGTTTTACAGGTTCTACTTCTTATAAAGCAGCGGTTGATCGTCAATTAAACTTCTTCCAGCAAGAACTACAAGAAGATTTAATTCGTCTAGAGCACTTAAATAATAACCACTTATACCACCCTGAACTTGTTGCAAAAGCAATTACACAACTTGTATTTCACATGGGCGCTAAAGTGATTGATCTTCCAATTCATCAACGTGCGGAAGTTGCTGAGCAAACGATGATTATGATTCGAATGATTTTAGAAGGTGCTCGGCATTTGGATGAAGCAGAAATTCGTTAA